The genomic region CTCGGTCTTTTTGATGACCATTTAGTAGAAACCATGATTTTTTTATGAAACTTTGATCTATTTTGTTAAGTAAACCAGTATTTTGTTGTGCCATGTCATCAAGACTCATTGGGAGTTGACGTTCAATATTCTGTGTTTCTTGGGTAAACTTTGGAATGTTGCCATTGATCAAAAGTAAATTTTCATGGGAGAATGTGTGAATATTTAAAATGTTTTCTAATTTTTTTTCTAAATAAGAAGCGAGTTTTTTCTTTCCTTCAGAGGTAAAATTGATACCATCATGAGTGCGTAATCTAATGATTTTTCCATTTGTATCGTAACCTGAAAAAGAAAATTGACCTTGTTCATTAATAAATCCACTCCAGATATCGACAAAATATCCTCCTGCCACTTCTGTTGCTTGTTTGTAGAGCTCATTAAAAAATTTCATTTTTTGTGTTAAATTATCGTTTCCAAAAGCAGGTTGCCCTATCCATATCCATGGTTTCCCAGAAGTATGAAGGATTTCAGCAATTTCGGTAATTCTTTGCTTGTATATGTTTAGCCATTCGGGCTGAAGCGTACCGAATATGCCGTGAAGCGTTTTGATTGGTTGATTATCATTTGCACCTATCACCATAACAATGGCATCGGGTTTATTTTTATTAATGAGTTCATAAATATTGTTTTTCCAAGAAGTCTGATCAGTTTGGATTAAGCCAGAAGTTGGCATTGTATTATTTATAATGATAATATAGCGATTATCAGTAAAAAGTTTTTTGAGTGCATCGGCAACAGCAGAAGCTACAAAGTCCCCGATGACGAGAATACGTTTTGCATTTTCCTCTTTTAGTTTTTGTGCGGGTTTTTGTAATACAGTCTTTTTTAATGGTTTATATATTTTTTGTTCTATAGTTTCCGATGGTTGTTGCTGTTGCTTGTTATGTTGCAACAACCATTTGAAAAAGTTTGTTGCTTTACTTGGAGATGGTTGTATGACAGCCATAGTAAAGAGAGAGAAAAGCAGAAAAATCCAGTATATTGGGCGGAAATGGGACAAACACTTTACTCCAGATTATTGTTTACGCAGAATAGAAAGAACTTCACGGGTTGGATATTCATTTGCCGGTAAGCCATGCCGCAGTTGAAAAGCTTTAAGTGCTTTTCGAGAAGCTGTACCAATTTTGCCATCAACTTCCCCTTTATAATAGCCAAGCGCCATTAAGCGAGATTGCAATTCTTTGCACTCATGAAAAGTAAGAGGCTTGAATGGTCGTTGCCAATCCTGAATCAGTCCAGGATGTCCAGCAATGCGGTTAGCAAGAAGTGCAACCGCGAAAGCGTAGCGATCTGCATTATTATAACGTTTAAGAACAAAGAAATTTTTTGTTACTAAGAATATAGGTCCTTTGGGTCCATCTGGATATTTCAATATTGCGCGTTCAGATGATGAAGGCAAAGGCTGTCCATTCGCGTGTTGTACACCTAGCCTTGCCCATTGCTCGAAGGAATGCCAATCCTCAGGGAGATTTTTCCCTTGCGGTAATTTAACTTCTACTCCCCAAGGAAGGTTAGGTTCCCAACCATTCATATGAAGAAGATTAGCAGCGCTAGCAAGGGCATCTGGAACAGAGGTCCATATATCACGTCGTCCATCCCCGTTCATGTCAATGGCATAAGCAAGATAACTACTTGGAATAAATTGCGTATGTCCCATTGCTCCAGCCCAAGATCCAGCAAGTTGTGCCCGTGTAATTTCACCTCTTTGGAGAATTTTCATAGCAGCAATAAGTTGTGCGTGTGCGTATTTTGCACGTTTTTTATCAGCATAGGCTAGGGTTGCAAGTGAGCGAATGGTATCACGCATTACACCTTTATTTGTTAAAATTTTTCCATAATTACTTTCCATTGACCAAATAGCCAGAAGAATATTGCGGTCAACACCAAAACGTTTCTCAATTTGAGGAAGCCACTTTTGCCATTTTTGGGCTTGGTGCCGTCCTTCCACAATGGCAATATCATGGACACGATTATCGAAATAGTTCCATGAAGGATCAACAAATTCTGGCTGGTATGCGGCTCTTTTTAAAACTTCTGGATCAATCGCATTTATGTCTTTAAAAGCCATATCAAACGTGGAAGGTAAAATATTGTTGGCAAGAGCTGTTTTTCTAAATTCTTTAATCCAATATTTAAAACCACTATCAGCATATGAAAATTGTGCAAAAAACATGCAAAAAGCAGCAAAACTTATGATAAAAGTTTCCCGATTTGTCGTTTTCTTTAAAGAAGAAAAAATTTTAGATTCTATTTTTTGCATTTTTAAATTCCCCTAAATATTCAAATCTTTTGATACGCAAGGATTTCATTTTTGTATTTGGTATCATTGATTATGTTATCAAGCGCGTAAAAAAGCTGAAACAGATTATTTGTTTTGAAGGAATATTCTCAATAAATTATTATATTCTTGCATCTCTTCCCTGTCCATTATAATAGCAATCAAAACAATAAGATATCTTTTTTACCATT from Bartonella birtlesii IBS 325 harbors:
- a CDS encoding SGNH/GDSL hydrolase family protein encodes the protein MAVIQPSPSKATNFFKWLLQHNKQQQQPSETIEQKIYKPLKKTVLQKPAQKLKEENAKRILVIGDFVASAVADALKKLFTDNRYIIIINNTMPTSGLIQTDQTSWKNNIYELINKNKPDAIVMVIGANDNQPIKTLHGIFGTLQPEWLNIYKQRITEIAEILHTSGKPWIWIGQPAFGNDNLTQKMKFFNELYKQATEVAGGYFVDIWSGFINEQGQFSFSGYDTNGKIIRLRTHDGINFTSEGKKKLASYLEKKLENILNIHTFSHENLLLINGNIPKFTQETQNIERQLPMSLDDMAQQNTGLLNKIDQSFIKKSWFLLNGHQKDRADNFSFP
- a CDS encoding lytic murein transglycosylase, coding for MQKIESKIFSSLKKTTNRETFIISFAAFCMFFAQFSYADSGFKYWIKEFRKTALANNILPSTFDMAFKDINAIDPEVLKRAAYQPEFVDPSWNYFDNRVHDIAIVEGRHQAQKWQKWLPQIEKRFGVDRNILLAIWSMESNYGKILTNKGVMRDTIRSLATLAYADKKRAKYAHAQLIAAMKILQRGEITRAQLAGSWAGAMGHTQFIPSSYLAYAIDMNGDGRRDIWTSVPDALASAANLLHMNGWEPNLPWGVEVKLPQGKNLPEDWHSFEQWARLGVQHANGQPLPSSSERAILKYPDGPKGPIFLVTKNFFVLKRYNNADRYAFAVALLANRIAGHPGLIQDWQRPFKPLTFHECKELQSRLMALGYYKGEVDGKIGTASRKALKAFQLRHGLPANEYPTREVLSILRKQ